One genomic segment of Pandoraea sputorum includes these proteins:
- the argB gene encoding acetylglutamate kinase, with protein MSDLQLNSIDDIAPALKAEILAEAMPYIRKYHGKTVVIKYGGNAMTEERLKRSFARDVILLKLVGINPVVVHGGGPQIDQALKKIGKQGTFIQGMRVTDEETMEVVEWVLGGEVQQDIVMLINQYGGQAVGLTGKDGGLINARKMMLPDRENAGQFLDIGYVGEVDSINPAVVRALQDDAFIPVISPIGVGEDGQAYNINADLVAGKLATVLGAEKVVMMTNIPGVMDKDGNLLTDLSAREIDELFADGTISGGMLPKISSALDAAKSGVKSVHIVDGRIEHSVLLEILTEQPFGTMIRSH; from the coding sequence ATGTCCGATCTGCAACTGAATTCCATCGACGACATCGCACCCGCTCTCAAGGCCGAAATTCTGGCTGAGGCGATGCCGTATATCCGCAAGTATCACGGGAAGACCGTGGTCATCAAATACGGCGGCAACGCCATGACCGAAGAGCGATTGAAGCGCAGTTTCGCGCGCGACGTCATTTTGCTCAAGCTCGTCGGTATCAATCCGGTGGTGGTGCACGGTGGTGGCCCGCAGATCGATCAGGCGCTCAAGAAGATCGGTAAGCAGGGCACGTTCATCCAGGGCATGCGCGTGACCGACGAAGAGACGATGGAAGTCGTCGAGTGGGTGCTTGGCGGCGAAGTTCAGCAGGACATCGTCATGCTGATCAACCAGTACGGCGGTCAGGCGGTGGGTCTCACCGGCAAGGACGGCGGTCTGATCAACGCGCGCAAGATGATGCTGCCGGATCGTGAGAACGCCGGTCAGTTCCTGGACATTGGCTATGTCGGTGAAGTGGACTCGATCAACCCGGCGGTCGTGCGCGCGCTCCAGGACGACGCTTTCATCCCGGTGATCTCGCCGATCGGCGTGGGCGAAGACGGTCAGGCTTACAACATCAACGCCGACCTCGTCGCGGGCAAGCTGGCGACCGTGCTGGGCGCCGAGAAGGTGGTGATGATGACCAACATCCCGGGCGTGATGGACAAGGACGGCAATCTGCTGACCGATCTGTCGGCGCGCGAGATCGACGAACTGTTCGCAGACGGCACGATCTCGGGCGGCATGCTGCCGAAGATCTCGTCGGCGCTCGACGCGGCGAAGAGCGGCGTGAAGTCGGTGCACATCGTCGACGGCCGCATCGAACACTCGGTGCTGCTGGAGATTCTGACGGAGCAGCCGTTCGGCACGATGATCCGCTCGCACTGA
- a CDS encoding adenosine nucleotide hydrolase codes for MSTPAFFSWSGGKDSCLALHHAMSCDTGGEPHYDVRRLLAMFDETGDSSRSHGLPRELMQAQADALGIALDVGLAGWREYEATFVARLQAMRAEGVTHGLFGDIDLQPHRDWEEKVCAAAGMTAVLPLWQRERLTLAHEFISLGYRAVIVCVDGRHLGPEFVGREYDASLLADLPEGVDACGENGEFHTFAYDGPRFAQPVPWRIERVETIHGPKEYGGTPYHRAHIVGDGA; via the coding sequence ATGTCGACCCCTGCCTTCTTTTCCTGGAGCGGTGGCAAGGATTCCTGCCTTGCCCTGCATCACGCGATGTCGTGCGATACCGGCGGCGAACCGCATTACGACGTGAGACGACTGCTAGCGATGTTCGACGAGACGGGCGACAGCTCGCGCTCGCACGGTTTGCCGCGCGAGTTGATGCAGGCGCAGGCCGACGCGCTCGGCATCGCGCTCGACGTCGGTCTGGCGGGCTGGCGTGAGTACGAAGCGACGTTCGTCGCGCGGTTGCAGGCGATGCGTGCCGAGGGCGTCACGCACGGGCTGTTCGGCGACATCGATCTTCAACCGCATCGCGACTGGGAGGAAAAGGTGTGTGCGGCGGCAGGCATGACGGCGGTATTGCCGCTCTGGCAGCGCGAACGTCTCACGCTCGCGCACGAGTTCATCTCGCTGGGGTATCGCGCGGTGATCGTGTGTGTGGACGGGCGGCACCTCGGGCCGGAGTTCGTCGGCCGCGAGTATGACGCGTCGCTGCTGGCCGATCTGCCGGAGGGTGTCGACGCTTGCGGCGAGAACGGCGAGTTCCACACCTTCGCCTACGACGGCCCGCGCTTTGCGCAGCCGGTGCCGTGGCGTATCGAGCGCGTCGAGACGATTCATGGTCCCAAAGAGTATGGCGGCACGCCCTACCACCGTGCACATATCGTCGGCGACGGCGCTTGA
- a CDS encoding LysR family transcriptional regulator, with protein MSLNLQQLRAFTTIVATGSLGRAATELHLTQPALSRTIKRLETDLGAPLFERHSKGMELTAFGQALLPHAMLLAREAEHAREEIDALRGLAKGTIKVGAVGAIASHVLPLAVDRVLTRWPNLRVEIIEGVWDRLAQGLMRHEIDLALSTVAPDTDDIVAVPDCHWEDDSYVVARCDHPLRKRKTITLADTLEERWAIPPRGTAPYAHMQSVFAAHGLGLPNIVVETRSVPVLKSMVARCGFLTWMPEPMYDVEAQARVMDTLPIATVRATRTLTAFRRRQGILPSPAAKLLDELRKLTAPD; from the coding sequence ATGAGCCTCAATCTTCAGCAACTGCGCGCCTTCACGACCATCGTCGCGACCGGCAGTCTGGGGCGCGCCGCCACGGAACTGCATCTCACGCAGCCCGCGCTCAGCCGCACGATCAAGCGTCTCGAAACGGATCTGGGCGCACCGCTGTTCGAGCGTCACAGCAAGGGGATGGAGCTGACGGCATTCGGGCAGGCGCTACTGCCGCACGCGATGCTGCTGGCGCGAGAAGCCGAACATGCGCGTGAGGAAATCGACGCGTTGCGCGGCCTCGCCAAAGGCACGATCAAGGTCGGCGCGGTCGGTGCCATCGCGAGCCACGTGCTGCCGCTCGCCGTCGACCGGGTGCTCACGCGCTGGCCGAATCTGCGCGTGGAAATCATCGAGGGGGTCTGGGATCGACTGGCGCAGGGGCTCATGCGTCACGAGATCGATCTGGCGCTATCGACCGTCGCACCGGACACCGACGACATCGTCGCGGTTCCCGATTGCCATTGGGAAGACGACAGTTACGTGGTCGCGCGGTGCGACCATCCGTTGCGCAAGCGAAAGACGATTACGCTCGCCGACACGCTTGAGGAGCGCTGGGCGATTCCGCCACGCGGCACCGCGCCCTACGCCCATATGCAAAGCGTGTTCGCCGCACACGGGCTGGGCTTGCCGAACATCGTCGTGGAAACGCGCTCCGTGCCGGTGCTCAAGAGCATGGTCGCGCGATGCGGCTTTCTGACGTGGATGCCCGAGCCGATGTACGACGTCGAAGCGCAGGCGCGCGTGATGGACACACTGCCGATTGCCACCGTGCGCGCCACGCGCACGCTCACCGCCTTCCGACGTCGTCAGGGCATTCTGCCGAGCCCCGCCGCCAAGCTGCTCGACGAATTGCGCAAGCTGACTGCGCCGGACTGA
- the mdlC gene encoding benzoylformate decarboxylase has translation MKDSRELRAGQPAGTSDTLTVREVVIDLMRRHGMTKVFANPGSTELPLFRDFPEDFEYVLGLQEAVVVGMADGYAQATGNAAFINLHSAAGVGNAMGNIFTAYKNHTPLIVTAGQQARSILPFDPFLASVRATELPQPYVKFSLEPARAEDVPLALARAYHIAMQEPKGPVFVSIPVDDWDRPAEALPPRQVSTRVQADPVALAQLAAALDACERPAFVVGSSIDRAGAFDAVVALAERHNARVFTAPMCARCAFPEDHRLFAGFLPSMREKIVGLLGGHDLILVIGAPAFTYHVEGAGPHVPEGASLFQLIEDPGVAAWTPVGASVVGNVRLGVEALLARDVPNERTQPPARAVPPVAASNAPGEPMTTAFALQTLAEVRDARDIVVEEAPSARSVMQQYLPFTLPGTFYTMNSGGLGYSMPAAVGVAMANPGCRIIGLIGDGSAMYSIQALWSAAQARLPITFVILNNRRYAALQDFAPSFGFGPKDPVQGTDLPDLDFVRMAEGMGLRAQRVEQGSELRDVLSHAIASGETRLVELVVA, from the coding sequence ATGAAAGACAGCCGAGAACTTCGCGCCGGTCAGCCCGCTGGCACCTCCGACACACTCACCGTGCGCGAGGTCGTCATCGACCTGATGCGCCGCCACGGCATGACCAAGGTCTTCGCCAACCCGGGGTCGACGGAACTGCCGCTGTTCCGCGACTTCCCCGAAGACTTCGAGTACGTGCTGGGATTGCAGGAAGCGGTTGTCGTCGGCATGGCGGACGGTTACGCACAGGCCACCGGCAACGCGGCGTTCATCAATCTGCATTCCGCCGCCGGTGTCGGCAACGCGATGGGCAACATCTTTACCGCGTACAAGAATCACACGCCGCTCATCGTGACGGCGGGCCAGCAAGCCCGCTCGATCCTGCCGTTCGATCCGTTCCTCGCATCCGTGCGGGCGACCGAATTGCCGCAGCCGTACGTCAAATTCAGTCTCGAACCGGCGCGCGCCGAAGACGTGCCGCTGGCGCTCGCCCGCGCCTATCACATCGCCATGCAGGAGCCGAAGGGGCCGGTGTTCGTGTCGATTCCGGTGGACGACTGGGATCGTCCGGCCGAGGCGCTGCCGCCGCGTCAGGTGAGCACACGGGTGCAGGCCGACCCGGTCGCGCTCGCACAACTCGCAGCGGCGCTCGATGCGTGCGAGCGTCCGGCGTTCGTCGTCGGCTCGTCGATCGATCGCGCGGGGGCGTTCGACGCCGTGGTCGCGCTTGCCGAGCGTCACAATGCGCGCGTCTTCACGGCGCCGATGTGCGCCCGCTGCGCGTTCCCGGAAGACCATCGTCTGTTTGCAGGTTTCCTGCCGTCAATGCGCGAGAAGATCGTTGGCCTGCTCGGCGGGCACGATCTGATTCTGGTGATCGGTGCCCCCGCATTCACCTATCACGTAGAAGGCGCTGGCCCGCACGTGCCGGAAGGCGCGTCGCTGTTCCAACTGATCGAAGACCCGGGCGTTGCCGCGTGGACACCGGTCGGCGCGTCGGTCGTGGGCAACGTGCGTCTGGGCGTGGAAGCACTGCTCGCGCGCGATGTGCCCAACGAGCGCACGCAGCCGCCCGCGCGCGCCGTCCCGCCCGTGGCTGCATCGAACGCACCCGGTGAGCCGATGACGACGGCCTTCGCACTGCAAACGCTCGCCGAAGTGCGCGACGCACGGGACATCGTCGTAGAGGAAGCCCCGAGCGCGCGCTCGGTGATGCAGCAATACCTGCCGTTCACTCTGCCGGGCACGTTCTACACGATGAACAGCGGCGGTCTGGGCTACTCGATGCCAGCGGCCGTCGGCGTGGCGATGGCCAATCCGGGGTGCCGCATCATCGGCCTGATTGGCGATGGCTCGGCGATGTACTCGATTCAGGCGCTATGGAGCGCTGCGCAGGCTCGCCTGCCGATTACCTTCGTCATCCTGAACAATCGACGCTACGCCGCATTGCAGGACTTCGCGCCGTCGTTCGGCTTTGGTCCGAAGGATCCGGTGCAGGGCACCGACCTGCCTGATCTCGACTTCGTTCGTATGGCCGAAGGCATGGGCCTGCGTGCGCAACGCGTGGAGCAGGGAAGCGAGTTGCGCGACGTCTTGTCGCACGCCATTGCCAGCGGCGAGACGCGTCTCGTCGAACTCGTGGTGGCATGA
- a CDS encoding aldehyde dehydrogenase — MSIQQDPQALTMLIAGKRVSATNGATFERRNPLDGGVASRAPAATVEQARAAVRAAWDAFPAWSNTGPGERRALLMKAADQLEAKVEQFQAAMAAETGASGLWAGFNVHLAAQGLREAAAMTTQIAGEIIPSDVPGSLAMGVRQAAGVVLGIAPWNAPVILGVRALALPLACGNTVVFKGSELCPATHGLIADALDEAGLPPGVVNFITNAPKDAGVIVEALIAEPAVRRVNFTGSTRVGRIIAGLCAEHLKPAVLELGGKAPCLVLDDADLDDAVNGVAFGAFANSGQICMSTERIVVAESIADAFVDKLAAKARSLPLGDPRKGPVVLGSVIDMATVERCNALIDDALAKGAKLLCGGRAETTLMPATLLDHVTPDMAIYAQESFGPVKGIVRVKDDEAAIACANDNAYGLSSAVFSRDIARAMGVAKRIESGICHINGPTVHDEAQMPFGGVKSSGWGRFGGKAGVHEFTDLRWMTVQTTPRHYPF; from the coding sequence ATGTCCATCCAACAAGATCCGCAAGCCCTCACGATGCTGATCGCTGGCAAACGCGTTAGCGCCACCAACGGCGCAACGTTCGAGCGACGCAATCCGCTTGACGGTGGCGTCGCGTCGCGCGCCCCCGCTGCCACCGTCGAACAGGCGCGCGCTGCGGTGCGTGCTGCGTGGGATGCGTTCCCCGCATGGTCGAACACCGGCCCCGGCGAGCGTCGTGCGCTTTTGATGAAAGCGGCCGACCAACTCGAAGCGAAGGTCGAACAATTTCAGGCCGCGATGGCGGCGGAGACGGGGGCGTCCGGTCTGTGGGCCGGTTTCAACGTCCATCTCGCCGCACAAGGTCTGCGTGAAGCCGCTGCGATGACGACCCAGATCGCGGGCGAGATCATTCCGTCGGATGTGCCGGGCAGTCTCGCGATGGGCGTGCGCCAGGCGGCAGGCGTAGTGCTGGGCATCGCACCGTGGAACGCACCGGTCATTCTCGGCGTGCGCGCGCTGGCGTTGCCGCTCGCTTGCGGAAACACCGTCGTATTCAAGGGCTCGGAATTGTGTCCGGCCACGCACGGCCTGATCGCCGACGCGCTGGACGAAGCCGGTTTGCCGCCGGGCGTCGTGAACTTCATCACCAACGCCCCGAAGGACGCGGGCGTTATCGTCGAAGCGCTGATTGCAGAACCGGCCGTGCGCCGCGTGAACTTCACCGGCTCCACGCGTGTGGGACGCATCATCGCCGGTCTTTGCGCCGAACATCTCAAACCGGCGGTGCTGGAGCTGGGCGGCAAAGCGCCGTGCCTCGTGCTGGACGATGCCGATCTTGACGATGCCGTGAACGGCGTGGCGTTCGGAGCGTTTGCCAACTCCGGTCAGATCTGCATGTCGACGGAGCGCATCGTCGTGGCCGAATCGATTGCCGACGCCTTCGTCGACAAGCTCGCCGCCAAGGCGCGTTCGCTGCCGCTCGGCGATCCGCGCAAAGGTCCGGTCGTCCTCGGTTCGGTGATCGACATGGCTACGGTCGAGCGGTGCAACGCACTGATCGACGACGCCCTTGCCAAGGGCGCGAAGCTGCTGTGCGGCGGTCGCGCCGAGACCACGCTCATGCCTGCGACGCTGCTCGATCACGTCACGCCGGACATGGCGATCTACGCGCAAGAGTCGTTCGGTCCGGTCAAAGGCATCGTGCGCGTGAAGGACGACGAAGCGGCCATCGCCTGCGCCAACGACAACGCGTACGGTTTGTCCTCTGCCGTGTTCAGCCGCGACATTGCGCGCGCGATGGGCGTGGCCAAACGCATCGAGTCGGGCATCTGCCACATCAATGGCCCCACCGTGCACGACGAAGCGCAGATGCCGTTCGGCGGCGTGAAGTCGAGCGGCTGGGGACGCTTCGGCGGCAAAGCAGGCGTTCATGAATTCACCGATCTGCGCTGGATGACGGTGCAGACCACCCCGCGTCATTACCCGTTTTGA
- a CDS encoding MFS transporter produces MSQPFETAPAGVSAASAAPATSGQPHATDAPAAAAPNFGRVVAASCFGTAIEWYDFFVYGFLAPIVFDRLFFPQLDSMTGMIAVFATFAVGFLARPIGGIVFGHFGDRIGRKSILLFTLILMGVATTLIGLLPTYAMVGMWAPIMLVTLRFIQGFALGGESVGGLLMTVEGAPAHLRGLFGGLIQAAGPTSIVGASLAIVLITRLPEEDLLSWGWRLPFLVSLLLVALGTYVRLKVEESPTFKAAEQHRDIAKVPVAEVLTHYWRPTLVTFFICLAETSFFYLVAIFSLSYGTKTLGLPRNVMADGVLYANILAMLTIPAFGMLSDKLGRRPMFLMGLAATALFIYPFFLMMGSKETALVVCAIVIGAGVIHPMMFGPEGSFFSELFDTRVRFSGVSLGKQIGTVLGGGLAPMIAASLLAWSHGQIWPVIVYFLVLAAMALISTVLVRETRYRVM; encoded by the coding sequence GTGTCACAACCGTTTGAAACTGCCCCTGCGGGGGTGAGCGCTGCATCCGCTGCGCCCGCTACATCCGGTCAGCCGCATGCCACCGATGCCCCGGCGGCGGCCGCCCCGAACTTCGGTCGCGTGGTCGCGGCGAGTTGCTTCGGCACCGCCATCGAGTGGTACGACTTTTTCGTCTACGGCTTTCTCGCGCCCATCGTGTTCGACCGGCTGTTCTTCCCGCAGCTCGATTCGATGACGGGCATGATCGCGGTGTTCGCCACCTTCGCCGTCGGCTTCCTCGCGCGACCCATCGGCGGCATCGTCTTCGGTCACTTCGGCGACCGCATCGGACGAAAGTCGATTCTGTTGTTCACGCTGATTCTGATGGGCGTGGCGACGACGCTCATCGGCTTGCTGCCGACCTACGCGATGGTCGGCATGTGGGCACCCATCATGCTCGTGACGCTGCGCTTCATTCAGGGCTTCGCGCTCGGCGGCGAGTCCGTCGGCGGGCTGCTGATGACGGTCGAAGGCGCACCTGCGCACTTGCGTGGCCTCTTCGGCGGGCTGATTCAGGCTGCAGGGCCGACGTCGATTGTCGGCGCGTCGCTCGCTATCGTGCTCATCACCCGTCTGCCGGAAGAGGACCTGCTGTCATGGGGTTGGCGTCTGCCGTTCCTCGTGAGTCTGCTGCTGGTGGCGCTCGGCACCTACGTGCGTCTTAAGGTCGAGGAGTCGCCGACTTTCAAGGCTGCGGAGCAGCATCGCGATATCGCGAAGGTGCCGGTGGCCGAGGTGCTCACGCATTACTGGCGTCCGACGCTCGTCACGTTCTTCATCTGTCTGGCCGAGACGAGCTTCTTCTATCTGGTGGCGATCTTTTCGCTCTCGTACGGCACGAAAACGCTCGGCCTGCCGCGCAACGTGATGGCCGACGGCGTGCTGTACGCCAACATCCTCGCCATGCTCACGATTCCGGCGTTCGGCATGCTGTCGGACAAACTCGGACGCCGTCCGATGTTCCTGATGGGACTCGCTGCCACGGCGCTCTTCATCTACCCGTTCTTCCTGATGATGGGCAGTAAGGAGACGGCGCTTGTCGTGTGCGCCATCGTGATCGGCGCGGGCGTCATCCATCCGATGATGTTCGGTCCGGAAGGCAGCTTCTTCTCGGAGTTGTTCGATACGCGCGTGCGCTTCTCTGGCGTGTCGCTCGGCAAGCAGATCGGGACGGTGCTCGGTGGCGGTCTCGCACCGATGATCGCGGCAAGTTTGCTGGCATGGAGCCACGGTCAGATCTGGCCCGTGATCGTCTACTTCCTCGTGCTCGCGGCCATGGCGCTGATCTCGACGGTGCTTGTGCGCGAGACCCGGTATCGAGTGATGTGA
- a CDS encoding PDR/VanB family oxidoreductase — translation MKVRLANKRDVATDICEFELVSVDGSALPAFTAGAHIDVHVADGLIRQYSLCNAPGETHRYCVGVLRDPQSRGGSVGMHALTVGTDIEISAPRNHFPLADGAKHSILLAGGIGVTPILCMAEALAASGASFEVHYCTREPARTAFRDRFASAGIADKTQFYFDNEGARADLDAILAQPSGGKHLYVCGPAGFIDAVLTRAEAAQWPEGNVHREYFAAPVSANTDGEGDQPFQVKLHSSGRVIEVKAGETIVAALAAQGVEVQMSCEQGVCGTCLTRVVDGTPDHRDVYLTDDERAANDQILPCCSRSKSPVLVLDL, via the coding sequence ATGAAAGTCCGGCTGGCGAACAAGCGCGACGTCGCGACCGACATCTGCGAATTCGAACTGGTGAGTGTCGACGGCAGCGCGCTGCCCGCCTTCACCGCCGGGGCGCACATCGACGTGCACGTGGCCGACGGCCTCATCCGCCAGTACTCGCTGTGCAACGCCCCCGGCGAGACGCATCGCTACTGCGTGGGCGTGCTTCGCGATCCGCAATCGCGGGGTGGCTCCGTGGGCATGCACGCGCTGACGGTCGGCACCGACATCGAGATCAGCGCACCGCGCAACCACTTCCCGCTCGCGGATGGCGCAAAGCACAGCATTCTGCTCGCGGGCGGCATCGGTGTGACGCCGATCCTCTGCATGGCCGAAGCGCTGGCGGCGAGCGGCGCGTCGTTCGAAGTGCACTACTGCACGCGCGAACCTGCACGTACGGCGTTTCGCGATCGCTTCGCCAGCGCTGGCATCGCCGACAAGACGCAGTTCTACTTCGACAACGAAGGCGCACGCGCGGATCTCGACGCGATTCTCGCGCAGCCGTCCGGCGGCAAGCATCTGTACGTGTGCGGTCCGGCGGGCTTCATCGACGCCGTGCTCACTCGTGCCGAAGCGGCGCAATGGCCGGAAGGCAACGTGCATCGCGAGTACTTCGCTGCGCCGGTGTCTGCCAATACCGACGGCGAGGGCGACCAGCCGTTTCAGGTCAAGCTGCATTCGAGTGGCCGTGTGATCGAGGTGAAAGCTGGCGAGACCATCGTCGCCGCGCTCGCGGCACAGGGCGTCGAAGTGCAGATGTCGTGCGAGCAAGGCGTGTGCGGCACGTGCCTCACGCGTGTCGTCGATGGCACGCCCGATCATCGCGACGTCTATCTCACTGACGACGAACGCGCCGCCAACGATCAGATCCTGCCGTGCTGCTCGCGCAGCAAATCGCCTGTACTGGTCCTCGATCTCTGA
- a CDS encoding aromatic ring-hydroxylating dioxygenase subunit alpha, translating into MFLKNTWYVACTADEFAEKPLGRKICNEAMVFFRDGNGKVAALEDFCPHRGAALSLGFVKDGHLVCGYHGLTVDGGGKCTKMVGQRVGGFPKTRSFPCVERYGFVWVWPGDEALANPDEIPHLEWAVSEQWAYGGGLYHIKCDYRLMIDNLMDLTHETYVHATSIGQEEIEEAPPKTTVEGDMVITARHMENIKAPPFWASALRANGLDDQVPCDRWQVCRFTPPSHVMIEVGVAHAGHGGYDAPADKKAGSIVVDFITPETDESIWYFWGMARNFKPEDAELTAAIKRGQGGIFAEDQEVLEAQQRNLSAYPEKKILKLNIDAGGVQSRKVLDRLIDAERSGAAAGGVENAA; encoded by the coding sequence ATGTTCCTCAAAAACACCTGGTACGTCGCATGCACGGCCGACGAGTTCGCCGAGAAGCCGCTGGGCCGCAAGATCTGCAACGAAGCGATGGTGTTCTTCCGCGACGGCAACGGCAAAGTCGCGGCACTCGAAGACTTCTGCCCGCATCGCGGCGCAGCGCTGTCGCTGGGCTTCGTCAAGGACGGCCACCTCGTGTGCGGCTATCACGGTCTGACGGTGGACGGCGGCGGCAAGTGCACAAAGATGGTCGGTCAGCGCGTCGGCGGCTTCCCGAAGACGCGCTCGTTCCCGTGCGTCGAGCGCTATGGCTTCGTGTGGGTCTGGCCGGGCGACGAAGCCCTGGCGAATCCCGATGAGATCCCGCATCTGGAATGGGCCGTGAGCGAGCAGTGGGCGTACGGCGGCGGCCTGTATCACATCAAGTGCGACTATCGCCTGATGATCGACAACCTGATGGATCTGACGCACGAGACCTACGTGCACGCGACGAGCATCGGTCAGGAAGAGATCGAGGAAGCGCCGCCGAAGACGACCGTCGAAGGCGACATGGTCATCACGGCGCGCCATATGGAGAACATCAAGGCGCCGCCGTTCTGGGCGAGCGCACTGCGCGCCAACGGTCTGGACGATCAGGTGCCGTGCGACCGCTGGCAGGTCTGCCGCTTCACCCCGCCGAGTCACGTGATGATCGAAGTCGGTGTTGCGCATGCAGGTCATGGCGGCTATGACGCGCCGGCCGACAAGAAGGCAGGCAGCATCGTCGTCGACTTCATCACGCCCGAAACCGACGAATCGATCTGGTACTTCTGGGGTATGGCGCGCAACTTCAAGCCGGAAGACGCCGAGCTGACGGCCGCCATCAAGCGTGGACAGGGCGGCATCTTTGCCGAGGACCAGGAAGTGCTCGAAGCGCAGCAGCGCAATCTGTCGGCGTATCCCGAGAAGAAGATTCTCAAGCTGAACATCGACGCGGGTGGCGTGCAGTCGCGCAAGGTGCTCGACCGTCTGATCGACGCTGAGCGTTCAGGTGCGGCGGCCGGTGGCGTGGAGAACGCAGCATGA
- a CDS encoding GntR family transcriptional regulator: MLHPTPTTVQLREMILKGELAPGERLAEAKLAEQLGVSRMPVRQALPVLAEEGLVVRAGQRGYAVRAHTRDESVEALHLRGALEGYAARLLAEKGASAELLTQLRELLAEGDALLADHQMTPEVQIGYASLNARFHDLLVTGARNPLLEGFIARCNLVPFVAPRTVAFGHEDRRQYADIIAYAHRQHHAIVEAIAARQPDRAEFMCREHIVTQEHSMGAQLL; the protein is encoded by the coding sequence ATGCTGCATCCCACACCGACCACGGTCCAACTGCGCGAAATGATCCTCAAGGGCGAACTCGCGCCGGGCGAGCGTCTGGCCGAAGCCAAGCTGGCCGAGCAATTGGGGGTCTCGCGCATGCCGGTGCGTCAGGCGTTGCCGGTGCTCGCGGAAGAAGGGCTGGTTGTGCGCGCCGGACAACGCGGCTACGCCGTGCGGGCACACACCCGCGACGAGAGCGTCGAAGCGTTGCACTTGCGTGGCGCGCTCGAAGGTTATGCCGCACGTCTGCTCGCCGAGAAAGGTGCGAGTGCGGAATTGCTGACGCAACTGCGCGAACTGCTGGCCGAAGGCGATGCGCTGCTCGCCGACCATCAGATGACGCCCGAAGTGCAGATCGGCTATGCGTCGCTCAATGCGCGCTTTCACGATCTACTCGTCACCGGCGCACGCAATCCGCTGCTCGAAGGGTTTATCGCGCGCTGCAATCTGGTGCCGTTCGTGGCCCCGCGCACGGTGGCGTTCGGTCATGAGGACCGACGCCAGTACGCGGACATCATTGCGTACGCGCATCGTCAGCATCACGCGATTGTCGAGGCGATTGCCGCACGCCAGCCCGACCGCGCCGAATTCATGTGCCGCGAACACATCGTCACACAGGAACACAGCATGGGCGCGCAGTTGCTTTGA
- a CDS encoding gallate dioxygenase, whose protein sequence is MAKIIGGIGTSHVPTIGVAYDKGKQQDPAWAPLFQGYEPVAKWLAQKQADVLVFFYNDHATTFFFDMYPTFALGVGESFPIADEGAGLRPLPPIRGDVALQAHIAESLVNDEFDITVFQDKPIDHGCASPLPLLWPHKPDWPGTVVPIAINVLQYPLPTGRRCYRLGQAVRRAIESYPEDLRVVVVGTGGLSHQIHGERAGYNDESWDREFLDLLEREPEKLTELRHVDYVERGGAESVEQIMWLSMRGAMGPRIKRLHLNYYLATTTAMTVALYENDTEDDAA, encoded by the coding sequence GTGGCAAAGATCATTGGGGGGATCGGGACGTCGCACGTGCCGACCATCGGTGTGGCGTACGACAAGGGCAAGCAGCAGGATCCCGCGTGGGCACCGCTGTTCCAGGGCTACGAGCCTGTCGCGAAGTGGCTCGCGCAGAAGCAGGCGGACGTACTCGTGTTCTTCTACAACGATCACGCGACGACCTTCTTCTTCGACATGTACCCGACGTTCGCGCTCGGCGTGGGCGAGTCGTTCCCCATTGCCGACGAAGGCGCGGGGCTGCGTCCGTTGCCGCCGATTCGCGGCGACGTGGCGTTGCAGGCGCATATCGCCGAGTCACTCGTGAACGACGAGTTCGACATTACGGTGTTCCAGGACAAGCCGATCGATCACGGCTGCGCGTCGCCGCTGCCGCTGCTCTGGCCGCACAAGCCGGACTGGCCGGGCACGGTCGTGCCCATAGCCATCAACGTGCTGCAATACCCGCTGCCGACGGGCCGTCGCTGCTATCGCCTCGGGCAGGCGGTGCGTCGCGCCATCGAGTCGTATCCGGAAGACCTGCGTGTGGTCGTCGTGGGCACCGGCGGGCTTTCGCATCAGATTCACGGCGAGCGTGCGGGTTACAACGACGAGTCGTGGGACCGCGAATTCCTCGACCTGCTGGAGCGCGAGCCGGAGAAGCTGACTGAACTCAGGCACGTGGACTACGTCGAGCGTGGCGGTGCGGAGAGCGTCGAGCAAATCATGTGGCTGTCGATGCGTGGCGCGATGGGCCCGCGCATCAAGCGTTTGCACCTGAACTACTACCTCGCGACGACGACCGCCATGACCGTCGCGCTGTACGAAAACGACACAGAGGACGACGCCGCATGA